A window of Pseudooceanicola aestuarii contains these coding sequences:
- the lnt gene encoding apolipoprotein N-acyltransferase yields the protein MKPGLPQFVSEDLNLFQRMGLALAAGGLTVLTLPPFSWLIAVPVAFSVLFIVLRNISTSRAFLVGWAFGLGQFGIGISWIAESFYVDAERFGALAIPAVAGLSAGLAIFPGMAAMLFAAIMQRRAVGGIAAGLLFATCWVATEWLRGHVLTGFPWNLAAYALVDYAALRQPAAWVGSYGLGFLTVFIGILPGVLTVAAPKRRAPVLVLFAVAVAGFWVGGALRSGQDVPPTDVALRIVQGNVPQVEKWVPGSRQRTLEKYLGLSAQPGRFDLLLWPETAFPGFLDEDAAARARISAALPDGRILLTGAPDRVEGDGGTRYFNTVQAYDGSGEVLTGYAKHHLVPFGEYVPLKGWLPIERLTEGLGDFTPGPGPRTLAIPGAPLVAVAICYEIIFPGHVVDDLFRPDWIFNATNDAWFGTSIGPEQHLASARMRAVEEGLPVVRAANTGISAIIDANGNVVARLDTGETGTIDAGLPGARTPTPYARFGDWTLLVLVFGCWVFGWLASLLGRDPDARHFGTEVS from the coding sequence ATGAAGCCGGGATTGCCGCAGTTCGTTAGTGAGGACCTGAACCTGTTCCAGCGCATGGGTCTTGCCCTTGCTGCCGGCGGATTGACGGTTTTGACTCTTCCGCCGTTTTCTTGGCTCATCGCGGTCCCTGTCGCCTTCTCCGTGCTCTTTATCGTTCTCCGGAACATCTCAACCTCGCGCGCTTTCCTTGTCGGTTGGGCTTTCGGACTGGGCCAATTCGGGATTGGAATTTCCTGGATCGCCGAGAGCTTTTACGTCGATGCCGAACGTTTCGGCGCACTGGCGATTCCGGCGGTCGCGGGTCTGTCCGCCGGACTTGCCATCTTCCCGGGCATGGCGGCGATGCTTTTTGCCGCCATCATGCAGCGCCGAGCTGTCGGCGGCATTGCGGCGGGCCTGCTGTTTGCAACCTGCTGGGTGGCCACGGAATGGCTGCGGGGTCATGTCCTGACAGGGTTTCCCTGGAACCTTGCCGCTTATGCCCTTGTCGACTATGCCGCCCTGCGCCAACCCGCCGCCTGGGTCGGAAGCTACGGTTTGGGCTTTCTCACGGTCTTCATCGGCATATTGCCAGGTGTGTTGACTGTGGCGGCGCCAAAGAGACGCGCGCCTGTTCTCGTGCTCTTCGCCGTTGCTGTGGCGGGTTTCTGGGTTGGCGGTGCGCTTCGGTCAGGGCAGGACGTGCCGCCGACAGACGTTGCTTTGCGCATCGTCCAAGGCAATGTGCCACAAGTCGAGAAGTGGGTACCGGGCAGCCGCCAGCGAACCTTGGAAAAATACCTGGGCTTGTCCGCGCAACCCGGACGTTTCGATTTGCTGCTTTGGCCGGAAACGGCCTTCCCCGGCTTTCTGGACGAAGATGCTGCGGCACGCGCGCGGATATCTGCAGCTTTGCCAGACGGCAGGATCCTACTGACAGGTGCGCCTGACCGAGTGGAGGGCGATGGGGGAACCAGATATTTCAACACGGTTCAGGCCTATGACGGCAGCGGCGAGGTTCTGACGGGGTATGCAAAACATCATCTTGTTCCGTTCGGGGAATATGTGCCCCTGAAAGGCTGGCTGCCCATCGAGCGGCTGACCGAAGGGTTGGGCGATTTCACGCCGGGACCAGGGCCGCGCACGCTGGCGATCCCTGGCGCGCCTCTGGTCGCGGTGGCGATCTGTTACGAGATCATCTTTCCGGGCCACGTGGTCGATGACCTTTTCCGCCCCGACTGGATATTCAACGCCACAAATGATGCCTGGTTCGGAACCAGCATCGGACCCGAGCAGCACCTCGCCTCCGCGCGGATGCGCGCGGTCGAGGAGGGACTTCCCGTGGTCCGGGCGGCCAACACTGGGATATCCGCGATCATCGACGCCAATGGAAATGTCGTCGCGCGTCTTGATACCGGGGAAACAGGCACCATTGATGCCGGCCTGCCGGGCGCGCGTACTCCAACGCCCTATGCGCGGTTCGGCGACTGGACCTTGTTGGTTCTTGTTTTTGGGTGCTGGGTCTTCGGCTGGCTGGCCAGTTTGCTCGGACGAGATCCCGATGCGCGGCATTTTGGAACGGAGGTATCCTGA
- the lspA gene encoding signal peptidase II, whose translation MRTCLFVGLLAALIAFLVDQATKAIVVSNATVLSSGVSVFPGFNLIYLRNDGVTFGLLGGAPWWSLVLLALGICVWLAFMLVRTSSRVEAIAYGAIIGGALGNILDRLRYRAVTDFLDFYIGTAHWPAFNMADVFVVGGVMLLLIAPWVGARLQTDS comes from the coding sequence ATGAGAACTTGCCTCTTCGTCGGTCTGCTTGCTGCGCTGATCGCCTTTCTTGTCGATCAGGCAACGAAGGCAATCGTTGTGTCCAATGCGACTGTTCTTAGTTCCGGCGTATCGGTCTTTCCCGGCTTCAATCTCATCTACCTGCGCAATGACGGAGTGACCTTCGGGCTTCTCGGCGGCGCGCCGTGGTGGAGCCTTGTCTTACTGGCGCTTGGCATCTGCGTCTGGCTGGCGTTCATGCTGGTCCGTACCAGCAGCCGGGTCGAGGCCATTGCCTATGGTGCGATCATCGGCGGTGCACTCGGCAATATTCTGGACCGCCTGCGCTATCGTGCGGTGACGGATTTCCTCGATTTCTACATCGGGACGGCGCACTGGCCTGCCTTCAACATGGCCGATGTTTTTGTGGTTGGCGGCGTGATGCTGCTGCTCATTGCGCCGTGGGTTGGCGCTCGACTTCAGACCGATTCATGA
- a CDS encoding ZIP family metal transporter — MEPLSPIALGFLGSLAAGSLTAVGAVPVLFGRIPSRATRDLLLGFAAGVMLAASFFSLIIPALDAAEGQFDNGALPAAIVCVAILLGMGAVALMNERLPHEHFKTGREGPDAASLRRVWLFIIAITIHNFPEGLAVGVGFGADGLSGGLPLAIGIGLQNAPEGLAVAVSLLGEGYSRLRAWGIAALTGLVEPVGGLLGAGIISLSQPLLPWGLAFAAGAMLYVISHEIIPETHRSGHQNRATLGLAVGLVIMLFLDVWLG, encoded by the coding sequence TTGGAACCCCTCTCCCCCATAGCGCTTGGCTTTCTTGGAAGCCTGGCCGCCGGATCGCTGACCGCGGTCGGGGCGGTCCCCGTTCTTTTTGGGCGCATCCCGTCCCGGGCCACGCGCGATCTGCTGCTTGGCTTCGCGGCGGGTGTCATGCTCGCGGCTTCGTTCTTCTCGCTGATCATCCCGGCTCTCGACGCAGCTGAAGGACAGTTCGACAACGGTGCTCTCCCGGCGGCCATCGTATGTGTTGCGATCCTGCTTGGCATGGGCGCGGTCGCTCTGATGAACGAACGGCTACCGCATGAACATTTCAAGACGGGGCGGGAAGGTCCCGACGCCGCATCGCTGCGGCGCGTCTGGCTTTTCATCATCGCGATCACTATCCACAATTTTCCCGAAGGGCTTGCCGTCGGCGTCGGGTTCGGGGCTGACGGTTTGTCGGGCGGGTTGCCACTTGCGATCGGTATTGGATTACAGAATGCCCCCGAAGGTCTGGCGGTGGCGGTTTCGTTGCTCGGCGAGGGCTATTCCAGGCTTCGCGCCTGGGGCATCGCCGCTCTGACCGGTCTCGTCGAGCCCGTCGGTGGACTTCTCGGCGCAGGGATTATCAGTCTTTCGCAACCGCTGCTGCCCTGGGGTCTCGCCTTCGCAGCAGGTGCGATGCTCTACGTCATCAGCCACGAGATCATTCCGGAAACCCACCGATCCGGCCATCAGAACAGGGCGACGCTCGGCCTCGCCGTTGGTCTTGTGATCATGTTGTTCCTCGACGTCTGGCTGGGATAA
- a CDS encoding DUF411 domain-containing protein codes for MKRFTPALAIAFALLPAAQAVAEAIQIDVRKTNGCGCCLSWMKHLEENGFAPMGEDMFGGSLVRFKLDNGVPQRMVSCHTALVDGYVIEGHVPAADIQRLLEDRPDAVGLAVPGMPYGSPGMGPEDDREAYDVFLIHEDGSTEVYTSYSAPD; via the coding sequence ATGAAACGATTTACTCCCGCCCTTGCCATCGCATTTGCCTTGCTTCCTGCGGCGCAGGCCGTCGCAGAGGCGATTCAGATCGACGTCCGGAAGACAAACGGCTGCGGCTGTTGCCTGTCCTGGATGAAGCACCTCGAGGAGAATGGCTTCGCGCCGATGGGCGAGGACATGTTCGGAGGATCTCTTGTGCGCTTCAAACTCGACAATGGCGTGCCGCAGCGCATGGTCTCCTGCCATACGGCTTTGGTCGACGGCTATGTGATCGAGGGCCACGTGCCGGCGGCTGACATCCAACGCCTGCTGGAGGACCGGCCAGACGCGGTAGGCCTGGCGGTGCCGGGAATGCCCTACGGGTCGCCCGGCATGGGACCGGAGGACGACCGGGAGGCTTACGATGTCTTCCTGATCCACGAAGACGGATCGACCGAGGTCTACACCAGCTACTCGGCTCCTGACTGA
- a CDS encoding M23 family metallopeptidase, translating to MKIRTVLAAVAVAGAFSVTAIAISGVLSKEPVPPAIAEATLWTPNPLAPPRITETNSVRPTLAQADIAFEFRPRPLLTVSPADTSLPSIEPPLVTWSREIASGETLDAVLSDAGLDASDRAEIALAIGTEYDLRRLRPGHIITVVSTTDDNPRRVELAVEDGVRIEAVFGEQLAARVLDPDPELVTFAGEAVIESSIFAALNTADIPARFAVDLAQMLGGTVDFRRDLAGGETMRLLWREARDGNKRIGQPELAFAALDIDGSVYEIVWPNDGSGQATIYVDGEVLRVFAQPVEGARLSSVFGRRTHPVYGNVRMHTGVDFAAARGTPVQATAPGRVSFIGRRGGYGRVVEIAHGSDTLTRYAHLSAVPDGLTQGQRVMAGDMIGRVGATGTATGPNLHYEVLVDGRPTDPLSDDRLAEAAEREADDTAALERLREARSLLAERLASEFAQTTTERL from the coding sequence ATGAAGATAAGAACTGTCTTGGCGGCCGTTGCGGTCGCAGGCGCATTTTCGGTGACCGCCATCGCCATCTCTGGCGTTCTGTCCAAAGAACCGGTGCCCCCTGCGATTGCTGAAGCGACCCTCTGGACTCCCAATCCGCTTGCGCCGCCTCGGATTACCGAAACCAATTCGGTCCGCCCTACACTCGCCCAGGCGGATATCGCATTCGAGTTCAGACCCCGGCCGCTCCTGACCGTTTCCCCCGCTGATACCTCCTTGCCATCTATCGAGCCCCCGCTGGTCACCTGGTCGCGGGAGATTGCGTCGGGCGAGACGCTTGATGCGGTCCTTTCCGATGCGGGGCTGGATGCTTCGGATCGCGCCGAAATCGCCTTGGCGATTGGCACGGAATACGATCTGCGCCGTCTGCGTCCGGGTCACATCATTACGGTGGTTTCCACAACGGACGACAACCCGCGTCGTGTAGAGCTCGCCGTCGAAGACGGTGTCCGGATAGAGGCGGTCTTCGGCGAACAGCTTGCCGCCCGCGTGTTGGACCCGGATCCCGAATTGGTGACTTTCGCCGGCGAGGCGGTGATCGAGAGCTCGATTTTCGCCGCCCTGAACACGGCAGACATCCCCGCCCGTTTTGCGGTGGACCTGGCGCAGATGCTGGGCGGCACCGTGGATTTCCGTCGTGATCTTGCGGGTGGCGAGACGATGCGCCTCCTTTGGCGCGAGGCCCGAGACGGGAACAAGAGGATTGGTCAGCCCGAGCTTGCCTTTGCCGCACTGGATATCGATGGCTCGGTCTATGAAATCGTCTGGCCGAACGACGGCAGCGGCCAAGCGACGATCTATGTCGACGGAGAAGTCCTGCGCGTGTTTGCGCAACCGGTCGAAGGTGCACGGCTGAGTTCTGTGTTCGGGCGCCGCACCCATCCGGTCTACGGCAATGTACGGATGCACACAGGAGTCGACTTCGCGGCGGCGCGCGGCACGCCGGTACAGGCGACGGCGCCGGGCCGCGTTAGCTTCATCGGCCGACGCGGTGGGTATGGCCGGGTCGTCGAGATCGCTCATGGCTCCGACACCCTGACGCGCTATGCGCATCTGAGCGCCGTACCGGACGGGCTCACACAAGGGCAACGCGTGATGGCCGGAGATATGATCGGGCGGGTCGGTGCGACGGGTACCGCGACAGGCCCCAACCTACATTACGAAGTGCTGGTGGACGGTCGCCCAACCGACCCTCTCTCTGACGACCGATTGGCAGAGGCGGCCGAGCGTGAAGCGGACGACACGGCCGCGCTTGAGCGACTGCGTGAGGCGCGTTCACTTCTTGCTGAGAGGCTCGCCAGCGAATTTGCACAGACGACAACCGAAAGGCTTTGA
- a CDS encoding SCO family protein: MQRRQLLLYGAAGAGVLGLTLFVGWWRVDGPGAPEPKGQRPLPLSAMEFRLTDHEENEVGPGNLIGRPTMVFFGFTYCPDVCPTTLSDISGWLEELGDEASEMNVVFITVDPERDTVEAMAEYVGYFHPVIRGWTGPEDQIARAAEGFRASFERVPTEGGGYTMNHTASVFLFDAEGELVTMIDYHEQREFAVPKIQRALTEDVEGAT, from the coding sequence ATGCAACGTCGGCAGCTCCTTCTATACGGCGCAGCCGGTGCCGGCGTTCTTGGCCTGACGCTCTTCGTGGGCTGGTGGCGGGTGGACGGGCCCGGTGCGCCTGAACCAAAAGGGCAGCGGCCCCTGCCCCTATCGGCGATGGAGTTCCGGCTGACCGACCACGAGGAAAATGAGGTAGGGCCTGGCAACCTGATCGGTCGTCCCACAATGGTGTTTTTCGGGTTCACCTACTGCCCGGACGTCTGCCCGACGACCCTATCGGATATTTCCGGCTGGCTTGAGGAACTGGGCGACGAAGCATCAGAGATGAACGTGGTCTTCATCACGGTCGACCCGGAGCGGGACACGGTCGAGGCCATGGCCGAATATGTCGGCTATTTTCATCCGGTCATTCGTGGCTGGACGGGGCCGGAAGACCAAATTGCCCGCGCTGCAGAAGGGTTTCGTGCCTCATTTGAGCGCGTCCCGACTGAGGGCGGCGGCTATACGATGAACCATACGGCAAGCGTATTCCTGTTCGATGCCGAGGGTGAGCTCGTCACCATGATCGACTATCACGAGCAAAGAGAATTCGCGGTGCCGAAGATCCAGCGCGCACTGACAGAAGACGTAGAGGGGGCAACATGA
- a CDS encoding copper chaperone PCu(A)C, translated as MVKKLRYTNALAVLLTVAGLSAPALAGSEDVVVENAWSRASIGVNRPGAAYMTVRNTGEDAVTLTGLATPLAMMPEIHESKTNSDGVSSMAPAGEITIEPGQSVALEPGGLHAMLMKLQEPMTEGENFPLTLTFSDGGKVTVEVPILGIAARGPEG; from the coding sequence GTGGTGAAGAAGTTGAGATATACCAATGCATTGGCCGTGCTTTTGACGGTTGCAGGGCTGTCGGCCCCCGCACTGGCCGGTTCGGAGGATGTCGTGGTCGAGAATGCGTGGTCCCGCGCCTCGATCGGCGTCAACAGGCCAGGTGCCGCCTATATGACCGTGCGCAACACGGGTGAAGACGCCGTTACGCTGACCGGACTTGCGACACCGCTGGCAATGATGCCCGAGATCCATGAGTCGAAAACCAACTCCGATGGCGTCAGTTCCATGGCGCCTGCAGGCGAGATCACGATTGAGCCCGGCCAAAGCGTGGCATTGGAGCCGGGCGGGTTGCACGCCATGCTCATGAAGCTGCAAGAGCCGATGACCGAAGGCGAGAATTTCCCGCTGACACTGACCTTCTCGGATGGCGGCAAGGTGACGGTCGAGGTCCCAATCCTCGGAATCGCCGCGCGTGGACCGGAGGGCTGA
- a CDS encoding DsbA family protein, which yields MKRRGLILSVLALGVAGFGGAAWYATRPDPIAASDPIDPEMADALIRPYSPILGPEDAPVTIVEFFDPACEACRAFYPVVEDIMAEHGDAVRVVIRYTPFHGEASVEAIRVLEAARMQDVFEPVLEAVLREQPRWASHGTPAPGLILEIAASGGLDVEAARTQMLAPGVVAVLNQDRADVETVGVRQTPTFFVNGKPLDPFGEAELRRLVAVEVAASQS from the coding sequence ATGAAACGACGCGGCCTCATCCTGTCCGTTCTCGCGCTCGGGGTCGCCGGTTTCGGCGGTGCCGCCTGGTATGCCACCCGCCCCGACCCGATTGCCGCGTCCGATCCCATCGACCCTGAAATGGCCGACGCGCTGATCCGACCCTATTCCCCGATCCTCGGGCCCGAGGATGCGCCCGTAACCATCGTTGAATTCTTCGACCCGGCCTGCGAGGCATGCCGCGCTTTCTATCCGGTCGTCGAGGATATCATGGCGGAGCACGGAGACGCGGTGCGCGTTGTAATCCGCTATACGCCTTTTCACGGCGAGGCGTCGGTAGAAGCGATCCGTGTGCTCGAGGCGGCGCGCATGCAGGACGTGTTTGAACCTGTGCTCGAGGCAGTCTTGCGAGAGCAGCCCAGATGGGCGTCTCACGGGACCCCGGCACCCGGATTGATCCTTGAGATTGCAGCAAGCGGAGGTCTGGATGTCGAAGCTGCCCGGACACAGATGCTGGCCCCCGGTGTTGTGGCGGTGCTCAACCAGGACCGCGCCGATGTCGAGACAGTCGGGGTCCGCCAAACGCCCACGTTCTTCGTGAACGGCAAGCCTCTCGATCCGTTCGGTGAGGCCGAATTGCGGAGGCTGGTGGCAGTGGAAGTTGCGGCAAGCCAAAGCTGA
- a CDS encoding disulfide bond formation protein B, with protein sequence MTRLSGETALGLAWIIALTASLAVLFIGEVLGQTPCVLCWFQRAFMFPLAIILGLGLWWQDRRVGRYGIALALGGAAVALWHLGLYVGVIPERIQPCTATGPSCTDDNQLVFGIPIPLMALVAFAMIGLLSALSLKETQK encoded by the coding sequence ATGACCCGACTTTCCGGAGAGACGGCCCTTGGCCTGGCCTGGATCATCGCGCTCACCGCGTCGCTTGCCGTGCTCTTCATCGGCGAGGTTCTGGGGCAGACACCTTGCGTGCTCTGCTGGTTCCAGCGTGCCTTCATGTTCCCCTTGGCCATCATCCTCGGGCTTGGGCTGTGGTGGCAGGATCGGCGCGTGGGTCGCTACGGGATCGCGCTGGCTTTGGGCGGTGCCGCCGTCGCGCTTTGGCACTTGGGCCTCTATGTCGGCGTTATCCCCGAGCGTATCCAGCCCTGCACGGCGACCGGCCCATCCTGTACCGACGACAATCAACTGGTCTTCGGCATTCCGATTCCTTTGATGGCGCTCGTCGCCTTCGCGATGATCGGTCTGCTGTCGGCTCTCTCACTGAAGGAAACACAAAAATGA
- a CDS encoding SCO family protein — protein sequence MAGAAAFVFIWLLLWSDYRADLARTESEPPFLADFELTDHRGMVQTDEDFAGRWMLVFFGFTNCPDVCPTTLSEVAAVMEGLGDEAAMVQPIFITIDPERDTPTALAEYVPLFDAGIIGLTGTPEQIAATSETFPIFFERIEQATAPGGYTMGHTSHLFLFDTQAGFADSWPYGTPAEEILADLRQRI from the coding sequence TTGGCGGGCGCGGCGGCGTTCGTTTTCATCTGGCTGTTGCTATGGTCCGACTACCGTGCCGATCTTGCCCGCACCGAGAGTGAACCACCGTTTCTTGCTGATTTCGAACTGACCGATCATCGCGGCATGGTCCAAACGGACGAAGATTTCGCAGGGCGCTGGATGCTGGTCTTCTTTGGCTTCACCAATTGCCCCGACGTCTGTCCGACAACACTGTCCGAAGTCGCGGCCGTGATGGAGGGCCTGGGCGATGAGGCAGCAATGGTTCAGCCGATTTTCATAACGATTGATCCGGAGCGGGATACGCCGACTGCACTTGCCGAGTATGTGCCCCTGTTCGACGCAGGGATCATCGGGCTGACCGGTACACCGGAGCAGATCGCCGCGACATCCGAAACCTTTCCGATATTCTTTGAGCGGATCGAGCAGGCGACTGCGCCGGGCGGATACACGATGGGTCACACGTCGCATCTTTTCCTTTTCGACACGCAAGCAGGCTTCGCGGACTCCTGGCCCTACGGCACGCCCGCCGAAGAGATCCTCGCCGATCTGAGACAGAGGATCTGA
- a CDS encoding MerR family transcriptional regulator, which produces MLTIGTLAKKTGTKVQTIRYYEQIGLMPEPGRTEGGQRRYGDAELDRLSFVRHARQLGFSLDAIRELLDLSDHPGKSCAEADAIARRQLKQVEQRLARLEALRTELKRMVHECSGGQTSDCRVLEVLRDHSECLTDHEEIGA; this is translated from the coding sequence ATGCTGACGATTGGGACGCTGGCGAAGAAGACCGGAACAAAGGTGCAGACCATCCGGTATTACGAGCAGATCGGACTTATGCCTGAGCCCGGCAGGACCGAGGGGGGCCAACGACGCTATGGCGACGCCGAACTCGACCGCTTGTCATTCGTCCGGCACGCACGGCAACTGGGGTTCTCGTTGGACGCGATCCGTGAGCTCCTCGATCTCAGCGATCATCCGGGAAAGTCCTGCGCTGAGGCGGATGCAATAGCCCGTCGGCAACTCAAACAGGTCGAGCAACGATTGGCGCGGCTCGAGGCGCTGCGGACGGAATTGAAGCGGATGGTGCATGAGTGCAGCGGCGGACAGACTTCTGATTGCCGTGTGCTCGAGGTACTGCGCGACCATTCCGAATGCCTGACCGACCATGAAGAGATCGGCGCCTGA
- a CDS encoding cation transporter — translation MAEQRNATERRTLWIVLGLNIGLAVAFFASGAFGESSALIANGLDNLSDSFVYAISLFALSRSAKWKRGAANVSGGLLILFALGILYDAWRRYVGGSDPLGTIMIVMALVAAAINALCVWLLARLRDPDVNIRAANTFSWNDFAANLGIVVAGGLVAWLGTNWPDLVVGVIVAGIAAWGGVGILRDAHGEHHKAVHNDDQVTKDSA, via the coding sequence ATGGCGGAGCAGAGAAACGCAACGGAAAGACGCACACTCTGGATCGTGCTGGGTCTCAACATCGGGCTGGCAGTCGCTTTCTTCGCCTCGGGCGCATTCGGCGAGTCAAGCGCGCTTATCGCCAATGGCCTCGACAATCTGTCGGACAGTTTCGTCTACGCGATCAGCCTCTTCGCGCTGTCCCGCTCCGCCAAGTGGAAGCGCGGAGCGGCGAACGTTTCGGGCGGCCTGCTGATCCTCTTCGCCCTTGGAATCCTGTATGACGCGTGGCGCCGCTACGTCGGCGGATCGGATCCTCTTGGCACGATCATGATTGTCATGGCGCTGGTAGCGGCGGCCATCAACGCACTTTGCGTCTGGCTGCTGGCACGGCTTCGCGATCCAGACGTAAACATCCGAGCGGCGAATACGTTCAGCTGGAACGACTTCGCGGCCAATCTCGGAATCGTCGTCGCAGGCGGGCTCGTAGCCTGGCTCGGAACGAATTGGCCGGACCTTGTCGTGGGCGTGATTGTCGCCGGCATCGCGGCCTGGGGTGGCGTCGGAATCCTGAGAGACGCGCATGGTGAACACCACAAGGCGGTGCACAATGACGATCAGGTAACCAAGGACTCGGCCTGA
- a CDS encoding transglutaminase-like domain-containing protein: MNPADPHLAKTRLLDFDATSIAKLIEERGWADLPSDDRIGAIYDFVRNEITFGYNRADDIPASEVLADGHGQCNTKGTLLMALLRGVGVRCRLHGFTIHKALQRGVVPELVYPLAPSEILHSWVEVDLGDGWVNHRQNFGFVRDLLYRHVIRHWMNARVRRIRRGILPPVPGFDRPNHRHEETNRAA; encoded by the coding sequence GTGAACCCCGCCGACCCTCATTTGGCCAAAACCCGGCTGCTGGATTTTGACGCGACCTCAATTGCAAAACTGATCGAGGAGCGCGGCTGGGCAGACCTTCCCAGCGACGACCGAATTGGGGCCATCTACGATTTCGTCAGGAACGAGATTACCTTCGGCTACAACCGCGCCGACGACATTCCGGCGTCCGAGGTCCTCGCAGATGGCCACGGGCAGTGCAACACCAAGGGCACGCTCCTCATGGCCCTGCTGCGTGGCGTGGGAGTTCGCTGCCGACTGCACGGGTTCACAATCCACAAGGCGCTTCAGAGAGGCGTCGTTCCGGAACTCGTCTATCCCCTCGCGCCGTCCGAAATCCTCCACTCCTGGGTAGAGGTGGACTTGGGCGACGGATGGGTCAATCACCGCCAGAACTTCGGATTTGTGCGCGACTTGCTCTATCGCCACGTCATCCGTCACTGGATGAATGCCAGGGTTCGCCGCATCCGCCGCGGAATCTTGCCGCCGGTCCCCGGATTCGATCGGCCGAACCACCGCCATGAGGAGACGAACCGTGCCGCATGA
- a CDS encoding cation diffusion facilitator family transporter — protein sequence MPHDHGHAHIDPQSGDRRVSIAIWANGLLTVAQIVGGILSGSLALIADALHNFSDMASLVIAFFARKIARRPADKRMTFGYGRVEIVAALINYTTLILIGFYLIYEGGMRMIDPPEVQGWTVVILGGVALVVDTLTALLTYSMQKGSVNIRALFLHNLSDALASVAVIIGGSLILLYNMRWVDPAITIGIALYILYLAFTEIGGPIRTLMLGSPPDIDNETVVQAMRGVDGVADVHHVHLWQMQEHEAALDCHVVLTADGWGQIEKIKAAIKDRLKDDFSIGHSSLEFEHEDRAHENADLYGHGKPEKEEENHVHRDTDSS from the coding sequence GTGCCGCATGATCACGGCCACGCCCACATCGATCCTCAATCCGGTGATCGTCGCGTCTCCATCGCCATCTGGGCCAACGGCCTCCTGACGGTCGCGCAGATCGTCGGCGGGATCCTTTCCGGCAGCCTCGCGCTGATCGCGGATGCCCTCCACAATTTCTCGGACATGGCGTCGCTGGTGATCGCCTTCTTCGCGCGTAAGATCGCTCGCCGCCCGGCGGACAAGCGCATGACCTTCGGCTATGGGCGGGTAGAAATCGTCGCAGCGCTCATCAACTACACGACACTTATCCTGATCGGCTTCTACCTGATCTACGAGGGTGGCATGCGCATGATCGACCCACCAGAGGTACAGGGCTGGACGGTGGTGATCCTGGGCGGTGTGGCACTGGTCGTCGACACGTTGACGGCGCTGCTCACCTATTCGATGCAGAAAGGCAGCGTGAACATCCGTGCGCTCTTCCTGCACAACCTATCGGACGCTTTGGCCTCCGTGGCGGTCATCATCGGCGGCTCACTCATCCTCCTCTACAACATGCGGTGGGTCGACCCGGCGATCACCATCGGCATCGCTCTCTACATCCTCTACCTCGCATTTACCGAGATCGGCGGTCCGATTCGGACGCTGATGCTCGGCAGTCCACCGGACATCGATAATGAAACCGTCGTTCAGGCGATGCGGGGTGTGGATGGTGTCGCGGACGTTCATCACGTGCATCTGTGGCAGATGCAGGAGCACGAGGCGGCTCTGGACTGCCACGTCGTGCTGACAGCGGACGGCTGGGGTCAAATCGAAAAGATCAAGGCCGCGATCAAGGACCGGCTGAAGGACGATTTCAGCATCGGTCATTCGAGTCTGGAATTTGAGCACGAAGACCGCGCACACGAAAACGCTGACCTTTACGGTCACGGCAAACCGGAAAAAGAGGAGGAAAACCATGTTCACCGAGACACTGACAGCTCATGA
- a CDS encoding STAS/SEC14 domain-containing protein: protein MFTETLTAHDDTIGLACEGKLSESDLKRMHALLHERLQETSKPGLVLDLTRFEGYDGPSALLEDLKIDTAHRNDFRRVAVVGEGALLEWGTRFADVLTTAELRQFDPAEMKAAIAWASER, encoded by the coding sequence ATGTTCACCGAGACACTGACAGCTCATGACGACACGATTGGCCTCGCCTGCGAGGGCAAGCTCAGCGAAAGCGACCTGAAACGGATGCACGCCCTGCTTCATGAGCGCCTGCAAGAGACAAGTAAGCCCGGCCTGGTTCTCGATCTCACGAGGTTCGAAGGCTACGATGGGCCGTCCGCTCTGCTCGAAGATCTGAAAATCGACACAGCCCATAGGAATGACTTCCGCCGCGTCGCTGTGGTGGGCGAAGGGGCTTTGTTGGAGTGGGGAACCAGGTTCGCCGACGTGCTGACCACGGCAGAACTCCGTCAGTTCGACCCGGCGGAAATGAAGGCGGCAATCGCCTGGGCAAGTGAAAGGTAG